GTCCTTCGAATCAATTTGTGACACACAAGAAATGTAGGATTGAGCACTTGGTGAACTCAACAAGCCTGGGGATATCATGTGTGAATAAGGTGCAAGATTACCTGATTGAGTGGCGATCAAAGAGACATTTAGATAAATCCTTAGAAATGCCCTGAATGATGGAAATATGATCGCAGTATCATGATTGATTGAAAGTACCCTTAGGCAGGTGTCATGATGTCCTGTTTTAAATCCAGCTTTAATAGGTCTCTTAGGAATGAAATTGGCCTCCTGAACTGAATGTGTGAGATGCTTGACTTGAAGTGTAGAacatcttacaaaaaaagatcTTATGAAATAAAATTCTTCAACATATTTGGTAAATATTCTTTATTGTATATTTCAGTTACCTGCCTACTACAATGAAGGACATCAAGGTTTCTAGCGGCTCTCCAACCCAGGTTGAACTTAGAATGAAAAAGAGGCTTATACAAACAAGGCAACCACCGAAGACAACCTCATCCCCTTTGAAGCCTTTAGAAAACATCATACACACAATCAACACCTTTTCAAATGACACACACATGAATTTCATTGAGCCAAAGTCTTTTAAACACCTGAAATTAAAGGAGATCTTGACTTATTTTTATGGCATAACTAGTCGGTATCCAAGCATAACTCATATATATTCAGCGGGGGAATCTGCCAAGGGGAAGAAGATTGATGTGATTGAGATATCTGATAATCCAGGCCAACACGAAGCTGGTGAACCTGACTTTAAATACATCGGTAATATCTACGGAGATGATGTTAGTACAACTGCTGACTTGTTGGCACTCATCGACTTTCTGTGTGTAAATTACGAAAAGAATCAGTTTGTTACGCAGTTGATCGATAATACAAGGATTCACATTATGCCGGTGGCGAATCCAGACAGTTACGACAATGCCAAGCAAGGTAAGTTTGACTTGTCAggacaattttcattttctctttccCATTGTAGGGCAGATGAAGGACTGTCGAAACAAAAAGGAATATGTGGCTTTGAAATCTCAATGAATAGAAAGTTATGTAAAATACACAAATTCCATGCTAAAAATAGATAGCTCAGCGAGTATGTCAGGGTGGCCAAGATGACTAGGGCTAAAAATAGCTCAGAAAGTATGTCTGGATAGCCAAAATGATGTGTCTCTGTTGTTACACAAAGCAGTTGTCTCAGCTCCAGTCCTAAAAATGTGATTGCTTCGTCACAAGTACGGAGTACTTTTGTTGCTTTTGTCTGATCCTGTGTGTTCAGTAATCTTACCAATGATCTTAGGAATCTTTAAAATTCCTTATTTTAGGGGATCCATCAGCAGGCCATCTTAACTCCCATCACATTGATATCGACAAAGATTTTAACAAAGATATCAAAGCCACAGAGGCAGAAACGAAAGCCTTGATGAGATGGTTCCAGTCTCAACCGTTTGTGCTGGGGATGAACCTCAGGAGTGGTTCTCTAGCGGCTGACGTGACCTACAAGAATACAGAGACTGGCATAGCCTTGTACCACAAGGGGCCTGATGATTCAATCTCGAGGGCATTGGCATTGTCTTTTTCGAAGGTTTGTCATACCAATTGCCATGAAGATTAAGTAAAAAACTGACTCGATagaaatttattgaaaacaaaatgCCTACTCTGTGGTGAGCCTGTGAGGCCATGCCAAAGCTGAGATATGTTTTGACTGCTCATTTGACATAATTGGGGATTATGGCACAATCGGAAAATcgaatctcaaaaaccattgaaATGCAATTTGTTTGATTACATTTTAATTTACCCCACTCCTTCATTTCTTTCAGCCACATTCCACTCGGTACAAAGGACACGTCTGCCCGAAAGCTCAGGAAACATACACCACTGATACAGCAGATGGAGTGACTTGGTACACGATTTCCGGTAGGTATCAAGCATTTGAAAGTCAAAGGTTGTGCTCTTGAAGTGACTTGAAGTTCAACATCAACACTGTCAATATGTCAGCAAAATTGGGCTGTTTGTAACCAGATCCTCAAGTCGAAGCCAGCCCATTCCTTTCCAAGTAACCATTCAtaagatttgtttcatttgttctCATTCTCAGGGCAGGTGCATCACTGCATTGGAAGGAAATCAAACAGGTagaattttagttttacattcACGGCACCATAGTTTTTTATCAGTGATACTGTATTTACTTTTCCAGGCGGAATGACGAAATGGGATTATGAACACACTGGTTGTATCCAGCTGGCGGCGGAACTTGGCTGTACCAACTATCCAACCAAGGAGAAAATGAAGGACTACTGGGAGGTCAGCAAGCTACCCTTGTTAGCTTTCATTGGGCAGATTCACAAAGGAATCAAAGGTTTCGTGAAGGATTCAAAGACGAATGCAGGAATTCCTAACGTTTCTGTGAAAGTGGCTGGGATCGAACACTCCGTTTCCACGGCGGAGTTTGGAGATTTTTTCCGACTTGTGACACCCGGAACATACAGTATCATTGTATCGCATTCAGAGTAAGTGTACATTGTGAAGTTTCACTGAAATTTCTTTTAATGAAATGTGTCTGGATTCAAAAGATTTTATGTCGTATGTTGTCGTTGGGTACGAGACTTACTCAGTCAGTATGATCAGTTACCAAAGAATGGAGTaaaaattttcacaaaatcattccATTGGTCAGTGTTTCATGTGGGTTCCACAGCCAATGATAAGTTACCGATgatattgtttattttcagttatGGTTCTATTACGAAGGAAAACATTGTGGTAACCGATGGTGTGGCAACGAGTGTGGAAATTAAACTTGACAAAAAGCAGTAAGTTGATCGACTAGTCTAACTACTACAACCATTTTTCTATTTTTATAATACTTCATAAAAGTTTATGAAATCCTAGAAATACTTGTAAATGGTGTCGTGACGTTGTGTTATCTTTATGCTGAACATTTTGTGGACAACCTTAACTTTGGTGTTAATGTGACAGCTACACCACATGAAAGTAGCCTGAGTGACAGCGACCTTCAAAGGCCTTATGTTCCAGAATATTATTGATACTTTATAATTTCATGCACTCTTTGGGAATCCTTACAACATGTCCAATAAATCCATGTTATGTTTCCCCAGGAAAGTCATACCATCATTAGAGTCTCTCGTCAACATGGTCAACAAACTAGGAGATGCCGCCCACCGTAATGCTCTCAAATTTACGGaaccaacaaaatttgaacatcACAAATTTGATGCCATGACAACGTTCCTACGGAAATACACAAACAAATGTCCTTCAATCACACGTTTGTACTCCATCGGAAAGTCGGTGAAAGGTCGCGAACTCTGGGTGCTTGAAATTACGGACAATCCTGGTAAACACGAACCTGGAGAACCAGAATTCAAATACATTGGCAACATGCACGGGAACGAGGTCGTCGGACGAGAAGTTCTGCTGAATCTCATCGAACTTCTGTGTGATAATTACGGCAAGGTGGATTTTATAACACAGATGGTCGACTTGACACGGATCCACATCATGCCGAGCATGAACCCCGATGGATACGAGATTGCACATGAAGGTTGGTATGTCTGTGATTGCGCTCATTTTGGATCGTGATATTAGTTTTTAGGTTTACATTTTATATCCAGAATTAGGCAGTTAGTTGAATTGAAGGCTCATTATTTAAGGCCTAGCCAAACTAACTCAGTCAACCTAAGTTACAAATTCGTATATCAGTGGTGGTgcctgtatgtacatgtatgatgttatCCGGTCCATGGAATATGCCAGACATTTGGGCTTCGCAATAAGACTAAATGACACAGAGTAAATATTCAGGAGAGGATGTGCATGTAGTTAATCACGTATTACGTTACCAAAAGTGTGTTGTCTTTTATTTAGAGTTAAAATCTGCTAGGCAATATAAACCTCAACCAAAAATCATGTATTCTGTAGTTCTAAGTGAATAGGAGTATCACTGCCCCTGGATAAGAGACTGGTAGGCAATATAAACCTCAACCAAAAATCGTGTATTCTGTAGTTGTAAGTGATAGGAGTATCACTGCCCCTGGATAAGAGACTTGTCCGTCAGGGTTATTGCAGGAGTTGATCTGTGAATTGCTGTTCAAACGATCATGAGTGTGTATTGGTCTATTTCTATGTCTTTTAGGTGATTCGCAAGGCCTTGTTGGAAGGAAGAATGCCAATAATATTGATTTGAACCGTAGCTTCCCCGATCAGTGGCACTCATCACTAGCAGCCCAGCCCGAAACAACAGCAGTCATTAACTGGTTGAAGAGCTATCCATTTGTGCTGTCTGCTAACTTACACGGAGGGTCGTTAGTGGCCAATTACCCCTGGGATGACTTCAAGTCTGGACACGGCGTCTACAGTAAATGTCCTGATAATACGGTCTTCAAGCAACTCGCTGAGTCTTATTCCCTGGTAAGTGTTGTTGCAATAATCCAGTCAGTTGAGCTGATTTTGGGTGTGAACCTTTAAAAAGTGGCGTTGTGGCCAGTTGCATCAGCTAGAAGGTGCAGTGAGAACATACCTTTTCATGGCTCATACGAAATGTCCTTTGTGATGTCATTTGAGTATGAGTCCAGACGAAAGTGATGGAATGCGAGTCTACTGGTATATGCGATAACCAGACCTCCAAAGTGAATTTTCCCAGTTAGTTAATAGTAGGGCAGACATGATGGCCTTTTGCCTGGAACACCATAACATGCATAAGGCAGCAAGTTCTATTTTCTCTTGAAATCCGTTGTTACTTAACTGTTTTTTCTACACTTGTCCATTGTAGGCACACTCCTCCATGCATGCGGGTCATCCATGTCCTAATATGGTGCATGGCGAGTACTTCCCAGACGGCATTACGAACGGAGCTCATTGGTACAGTGTTGCTGGTAAGATACTTGGATATTCGTTTCAgaatattttcaatataccaAGTTATTTTGTGATGGCGGCAATCCAATTGCTTTTGGTAACACACTGCATTACACAAGGCATTGTGCTCAGAACAAAATAAAGAAGTAAGACAACTCTTCATTGTAAGCAGTTATTTCATTCTGTTCAGTTTGGTTTCATTTTTCGTTCTAGGCGGCATGCAGGATTTTAACTATGTGCACACCAACTGCTTTGAGATCACGATCGAGCTGGGCTGTATCAAGTTTCCCTGGGCGAGTACCTTGCAGGCATATTGGAAAGCCAATGAGTATCCTCTGCTTGTCTTTATGGGACAGGTGAGTACATGGTATTGAATATCAACGTGATTGATGTCGGTCTGATGTCTTGATATGTTAAGTTCCCGATACTTTCCTGAATGACCAAAAATGTTCCTTGTTCCTTGTTCCATGCAGTGATGTTGGACTGGTTCTTTCGGTGCATCAAACAAACATTCAGTGTCACAACTTCCATAAACTTTTGATCATCTGCATGAGCCTCGTGTTGGTGATATATGTATGAGCTCTGGTTTGAGTACTTACGCTTTCATGCCAACTTCATTCAGGTTCACAAAGGTGTGCGAGGCTTTGTCAGAACGAAAAAGAACGGCAATGGTGTGATGAATGCAATCATTACTGTGGAAGGAATTCAGCATAATCTAACAACAGCTAGGGATGGTGACTACTGGCGTCTCCTAGCGCCTGGCGAATATAAGATAACTGCACAAAAACATGGGTGAGTGTgtgttttactttttttagtgaCCCCATCTTCGGCCACGGCTGGGCCTTGGCTAGAGGGGAAGGGGGGAATTGCCCCCAAGGATCACAATAACTATTCATGGGACATTACAATGGAAGTATTGGTAACAACTTGCTGTTCGGAGATCCTTGTTTGACTGGTTATCTGTAAACCATTTCAGAGCCATCCTCCTCATGATTAGCATTGACAAAATGATTTTCCTTGAAAATTGTAGTCATTATCATGTTCTTGCACTCTTTCGAATGTTAGGCTTCTCATTCCTCATGTTTTAAAACAGATACAAACCAGTAACCAAACCAGTCACCGTGACCTCAGGTGCCGCCATCCAGATTGACTTCACACTAGAGGAGGACACTCTCACCGGCTGGTCTCTGAAAGAAGATTTTGACCTCAAGAATAACTTGAAGACATCCTACATGGATGGAATATCTGTCGTGCAGGAGATCAAGGCAATAAGCCGAAAGAGTCCTGATGCTTTCAGGTACTTATAAAAAGTTTAGATTCTTTGATGAAAAAAGTCATCGCATCTTTTCTGAATGTCATTGCCAAGACTATTGGAAAATGTTCGTTTCACAAGATGAACAAATGAATTGTTTGGTTCTGTCACAGGTTTGCCTTAACTTCTTTTTGTGTTTACTGCAATGTTTCTGCAGCTGATATATTTGATAATTTCCAGGTATACCAAACTTGGGCAGACAGGGCTCGCCAAGGAAATAGGATGCCTCGAGATGAGCGTTGACGTCAAGCATGGCGATACCCCTCTCAAACCAAAGATCGTTTTCATTGGATCCATAAATGGCGATGAGCCTCTTGGACTTGAGATGATCATACGATTTGCCAGACATTTCCATGAAGGTAAGAATGAATCTCATACCTGGTTGTTGTTTATTCCGCCAAATCCGTCTGCTGGTCCATCCAAATCAACCAAGTCTCTGTAGCCAACAGTCACTGCCTGGCCAGACGTCACATTTACCAATCACAGACAATAGGGAGGTCAAGATGGGCCAAAGCTGATCATATAAATTTCCATTTCCACTTGTTTTCTTCAGGCTACAAACGAAAGGACAAGAAAGTGATGGACATGTTAAAAGACTTGCGAATCTTCCTCATCCCCGCTGTGCACATTGATGGCCTCTTTAGAGCCCATCCTGGGGACTGTGATGGGTCGAGAAGTAATCTGGCAAAGATGGAGGACAAGTTCGGAATACACAATGCAGTAAGTGTGGGAGACCATTGTCATGagattttgtgtttttcaatgaaaattgtcTCTTGTAACATATGACTGGGCTGGGTTTTCAGAGTGGTGTAGTAGGAACATCTGCGCCTGTCACCACAGAGGTCCCGAGTTCGATTTCCAGTTTGTCTCAttatactcatgtgatagagagggtgactcttAAAGCATAAATTTCCTCTTGTTTCTTGAGTTTCCTCCTTACAAATAAAAGATGATTTTACCACATGGATCCCCACCAGTAATCAACTGACGTACAATGAGGAGGGGGGGCAAGCACTTCACAGTTTCTTAGAATCTGAAAAAACGTATCTAAGTTACACATGTAAGAATCATCCCTGCAATCTTGGATTCATTGTTTCTTGTGCTGATATCGACAGTTTGTCTTTTCCAGATGTTTGAAGTGATTGCTTTGGAGAAGTTCTTCGCCGAGAACCAGATCGATATGGTGGTCAGCATAGAAGCTGGGGCATCTGTTACAACGTAATGATcgttttgttatttttctatCACCTTGCAATGAGAATTTGGCAACTCGAATCTGCTGGGTTGCACTGTCACATTTAATCTTTTTCACAACAAGTTTCGACTTGTTTTGCTTAAACAAACGAAAAACTATGTGACATGTcattgagatacatgtacatcattttgaCGTTCCATTAGTGATCAATTACTGTTAGTATGATGTTATGATAGTATGATCACCAATCCAGCTGGgtcagttgttcaaaacaagtttaagTCAGTAACTTGGCATTAACTATAACCTAGGGTTATCTCATTCCATTTTGCCCATTATACTTAACACCAAGTTAAAGTTAATGCCAGGTTAGTCTATAACTTCTGTTGAAAAGCTGGGCCTAGTTTTATGAACATAACGCCCATATgactctttttttcttcaaaaggtaTCCGCTTCACAAAGAGAGACCAAACACGTTTGGAAAAATCTCCATAATGACAGAAGATGAGAGAGACCTCAGGTATCTTGCCCTAGCATATTCACAGAAAAACGAAGAGATGGCATTGGGAAAACATTGCCCTGGAAGAAACTTCACTGATGGAGTCGCCCATGGTGCTTATTTCGAACTGATGTCCAATTCCTTGATGGATTACTTGTATTTCAAACACTATACTTTCATGGTAAGTCTTTGCTAGGGGTTTGAATAAGTGGTATGGCTACTGACCGCTCTAGATTAATTTCTGCTGTGCTTATTTTAAACCGATGTCCAATTCAATGATGGATTACTTGTAGTTCAACCACAAAACTTTCATTGTGGGTCTGTATAATAGTAGTCTAGGTCTAGGGGTAAGGTAACTGACTGTCTGAGCAACCTCATCCAGCCCTAGAACATGTAGTATCAACTTCTCGTCTTCCTCAAAAGTATTAGAAGACATTGTTTAATTTGTTCCAGATTGCGCCACATATTGAATGTTGCAAGTACCCAAGTGCTGACAGACTTCCAGACATTTGGCGAAAGAACCTAGAATCGATGATTAGTGTCATATCAACAGTAAATAAAGGTTAAGATCTTTCTTTAACTTGTTATTGCCGAGCTATTTGTGTATCGCACACAAAGAGAGGTCAACAGGACAATCTTTTATGCCTAAAGGTTTGGGGCTAATCCTGACTTTAATCAGCTTGTTCAAGATTTAAAGAGTACAGGATGGCTGACTATTTCAACCTTCCAGAAAATGTTTTGGAATGGACCCGAATTGATTTTTAACTGAACCGTCTGATGGCCTCAAATGAGGGACCTCCTATGTCAGGGCCAATGTGTTTGTCAACatgatttgttttctttcacAGGTCTTTGCATTACGCTACGCAATCCCCAGGGTAAACGGTTGAAAAATGGAATGCTAAAGGTTCACGGCCACGAGCAGGTCCGCAAAGCTACAGACAATGGAGATGTCTTCCTTATGATGCCGAAGTATTCTAGTGTTGCTGTTACTTTTAGTGCCACAGGTAAGCCTCCTGATGCCCCAACTCAACCAACTTTTTCCAATGCGCCTATTGCCCAGTTGAGAATGTACAGCAGTTTGTGGTGCTAGGCACATACACCTTGATTGGCCATGGGGAGGCATTGCAGTAATAATGTACTGTATTGGCCAATGTGCCATGCTTGTCCATGGTGAGGTGGTCCACAGAATGTTTTTAGCTAGTCAATAACTGCATAGATTCTTCCTTCATTTAGAACGAAAAAACAGTTTGTGACCCTTTCCCCTTGCTATTCAAATGTTCTCCAGAAGTCTTTGCCACAAACCACGACTCACATTGCTTTCTGTGTTCGTCCTCTGGCAGCCTTGCCCCAACATCGATCGTCACTTCATCTTTGTGAATGTGTTTATCCTTCGTTACTTCCAGGCTATCAACCTTCCACCCAAGAAGTAAGTCGGTGGAGTGACAAAGTCCAGCGCGTGAATAAAACCCTTCGTCCTGAAGTATCAGTTATGCCATACCATGACTACGCAATAACCACAGAATACCtgaaaaatattacaaaaacatTCCCTAAACTTACATCCATGAAAAGGTAAGCCTAAGCCTTTTCTCATTTACACTAACATTCTCATTTAATTTTGACAAAGGAGCAGTGACCCAGTGAAAAATAGAATTATGTAATGAACACTATATTATCTGTATTTTCATGTGTGTGTTTCTTGGTTGTAATTTGTTTGCTAACGTTTCTTTCTAGTATTGGGAAGAGTGTGAAGAACCGTGACATCTGGGTTCTGCAGGTTGGCTCACCTCAGAACCGAGTTCATAGGCCTGGCGTTCCTAGCGTGAAGTTGGTCGCTGGTGTACATGGAAATGAGCCTGTAGGACGCGAAATTCTTTTGGAGTTCATCTCCTATCTGTGTAAACAGTATGGAGATGACTGGGCAATCACCGAGGTAAGTTGTAATGATCTATTCCTCCTCTTATTTATGTCAGGCGATAAAATAAAAGTGAAACTACAGGCTGGAGCTTGGACAAGGCCATGCCATATGGTGTCTACGAATAATCATGAAAGTTATCTGCTTTCAGTTACTAGACAA
This is a stretch of genomic DNA from Lineus longissimus chromosome 2, tnLinLong1.2, whole genome shotgun sequence. It encodes these proteins:
- the LOC135482859 gene encoding carboxypeptidase D-like isoform X2, translated to MANFCHLDVLFQSIFFLFLVLISQNGRFTVGSRYPKSIDTSKYHHHDDLTKLLKQYEKLHPNLAKLHSVGKSGQGRDLWALQITNNIGQKEPGKPMFKYVGNMHGNEAVGREMLIFLVQYLLDNYENNRTISDLVDRTNIFIMPTLNPDGFEHAHEGVCGGVLGRGNGKDVDLNRNFPDQFKTVRGQEPETLAMMKWIQENKFVLSANLHGGSVVASYPFDDSRSHVIEGHNSPTPDNAVFQHLAHVYADNHGTMAKGNLCRGDNFGANRGITNGAAWYDVPGGMQDYNYLHSNCFEITVELSCCKYPFARELAKEWENNRNSLISYLKQVHIGMKGFIHDDSTKQGIANATLMVHGINHNVTSAEFGDFWRLLLPGTYTVTAEHPDYLPTTMKDIKVSSGSPTQVELRMKKRLIQTRQPPKTTSSPLKPLENIIHTINTFSNDTHMNFIEPKSFKHLKLKEILTYFYGITSRYPSITHIYSAGESAKGKKIDVIEISDNPGQHEAGEPDFKYIGNIYGDDVSTTADLLALIDFLCVNYEKNQFVTQLIDNTRIHIMPVANPDSYDNAKQGDPSAGHLNSHHIDIDKDFNKDIKATEAETKALMRWFQSQPFVLGMNLRSGSLAADVTYKNTETGIALYHKGPDDSISRALALSFSKPHSTRYKGHVCPKAQETYTTDTADGVTWYTISGGMTKWDYEHTGCIQLAAELGCTNYPTKEKMKDYWEVSKLPLLAFIGQIHKGIKGFVKDSKTNAGIPNVSVKVAGIEHSVSTAEFGDFFRLVTPGTYSIIVSHSDYGSITKENIVVTDGVATSVEIKLDKKQKVIPSLESLVNMVNKLGDAAHRNALKFTEPTKFEHHKFDAMTTFLRKYTNKCPSITRLYSIGKSVKGRELWVLEITDNPGKHEPGEPEFKYIGNMHGNEVVGREVLLNLIELLCDNYGKVDFITQMVDLTRIHIMPSMNPDGYEIAHEGDSQGLVGRKNANNIDLNRSFPDQWHSSLAAQPETTAVINWLKSYPFVLSANLHGGSLVANYPWDDFKSGHGVYSKCPDNTVFKQLAESYSLAHSSMHAGHPCPNMVHGEYFPDGITNGAHWYSVAGGMQDFNYVHTNCFEITIELGCIKFPWASTLQAYWKANEYPLLVFMGQVHKGVRGFVRTKKNGNGVMNAIITVEGIQHNLTTARDGDYWRLLAPGEYKITAQKHGYKPVTKPVTVTSGAAIQIDFTLEEDTLTGWSLKEDFDLKNNLKTSYMDGISVVQEIKAISRKSPDAFRYTKLGQTGLAKEIGCLEMSVDVKHGDTPLKPKIVFIGSINGDEPLGLEMIIRFARHFHEGYKRKDKKVMDMLKDLRIFLIPAVHIDGLFRAHPGDCDGSRSNLAKMEDKFGIHNAMFEVIALEKFFAENQIDMVVSIEAGASVTTYPLHKERPNTFGKISIMTEDERDLRYLALAYSQKNEEMALGKHCPGRNFTDGVAHGAYFELMSNSLMDYLYFKHYTFMIAPHIECCKYPSADRLPDIWRKNLESMISVISTVNKGLCITLRNPQGKRLKNGMLKVHGHEQVRKATDNGDVFLMMPKYSSVAVTFSATGYQPSTQEVSRWSDKVQRVNKTLRPEVSVMPYHDYAITTEYLKNITKTFPKLTSMKSIGKSVKNRDIWVLQVGSPQNRVHRPGVPSVKLVAGVHGNEPVGREILLEFISYLCKQYGDDWAITELLDKYRIHVIPMLNPDGAELAVLGNCDGKEGETNANGVDLDTNFPTISTPLVEPSLNDSSLEPETKALMQYMHEEPFVISLVLRGGSLVAAYPYAAQGVVNASGPLQETPDANMFHHFASMYAKSHPTMSTGKPGCAQDKDRTFPGGIVNTANWKPRGGTMQDYNYDARNCMELTVYTGCCLYPSAGDLPHLWAANRQSLMDFIDQANQGIKGFVKAVNGRPLKNAYVAINGFERGAKTAKDGDFWKIVPPGKYAVTAAAFGHIPQTLSVHVRENRGATPVTFELKEDYFILGSGPIIFVSVAALLIVLITVSILIIMRKVHSRKYDRLHAEQVRRSIREYYDDEPESFNSKKSLLNNDYHDESEEEDEVYYSKR
- the LOC135482859 gene encoding carboxypeptidase D-like isoform X1, giving the protein MANFCHLDVLFQSIFFLFLVLISQNGRFTVGSRYPKSIDTSKYHHHDDLTKLLKQYEKLHPNLAKLHSVGKSGQGRDLWALQITNNIGQKEPGKPMFKYVGNMHGNEAVGREMLIFLVQYLLDNYENNRTISDLVDRTNIFIMPTLNPDGFEHAHEGVCGGVLGRGNGKDVDLNRNFPDQFKTVRGQEPETLAMMKWIQENKFVLSANLHGGSVVASYPFDDSRSHVIEGHNSPTPDNAVFQHLAHVYADNHGTMAKGNLCRGDNFGANRGITNGAAWYDVPGGMQDYNYLHSNCFEITVELSCCKYPFARELAKEWENNRNSLISYLKQVHIGMKGFIHDDSTKQGIANATLMVHGINHNVTSAEFGDFWRLLLPGTYTVTAEHPDYLPTTMKDIKVSSGSPTQVELRMKKRLIQTRQPPKTTSSPLKPLENIIHTINTFSNDTHMNFIEPKSFKHLKLKEILTYFYGITSRYPSITHIYSAGESAKGKKIDVIEISDNPGQHEAGEPDFKYIGNIYGDDVSTTADLLALIDFLCVNYEKNQFVTQLIDNTRIHIMPVANPDSYDNAKQGDPSAGHLNSHHIDIDKDFNKDIKATEAETKALMRWFQSQPFVLGMNLRSGSLAADVTYKNTETGIALYHKGPDDSISRALALSFSKPHSTRYKGHVCPKAQETYTTDTADGVTWYTISGGMTKWDYEHTGCIQLAAELGCTNYPTKEKMKDYWEVSKLPLLAFIGQIHKGIKGFVKDSKTNAGIPNVSVKVAGIEHSVSTAEFGDFFRLVTPGTYSIIVSHSDYGSITKENIVVTDGVATSVEIKLDKKQKVIPSLESLVNMVNKLGDAAHRNALKFTEPTKFEHHKFDAMTTFLRKYTNKCPSITRLYSIGKSVKGRELWVLEITDNPGKHEPGEPEFKYIGNMHGNEVVGREVLLNLIELLCDNYGKVDFITQMVDLTRIHIMPSMNPDGYEIAHEGDSQGLVGRKNANNIDLNRSFPDQWHSSLAAQPETTAVINWLKSYPFVLSANLHGGSLVANYPWDDFKSGHGVYSKCPDNTVFKQLAESYSLAHSSMHAGHPCPNMVHGEYFPDGITNGAHWYSVAGGMQDFNYVHTNCFEITIELGCIKFPWASTLQAYWKANEYPLLVFMGQVHKGVRGFVRTKKNGNGVMNAIITVEGIQHNLTTARDGDYWRLLAPGEYKITAQKHGYKPVTKPVTVTSGAAIQIDFTLEEDTLTGWSLKEDFDLKNNLKTSYMDGISVVQEIKAISRKSPDAFRYTKLGQTGLAKEIGCLEMSVDVKHGDTPLKPKIVFIGSINGDEPLGLEMIIRFARHFHEGYKRKDKKVMDMLKDLRIFLIPAVHIDGLFRAHPGDCDGSRSNLAKMEDKFGIHNAMFEVIALEKFFAENQIDMVVSIEAGASVTTYPLHKERPNTFGKISIMTEDERDLRYLALAYSQKNEEMALGKHCPGRNFTDGVAHGAYFELMSNSLMDYLYFKHYTFMIAPHIECCKYPSADRLPDIWRKNLESMISVISTVNKGLCITLRNPQGKRLKNGMLKVHGHEQVRKATDNGDVFLMMPKYSSVAVTFSATGYQPSTQEVSRWSDKVQRVNKTLRPEVSVMPYHDYAITTEYLKNITKTFPKLTSMKSIGKSVKNRDIWVLQVGSPQNRVHRPGVPSVKLVAGVHGNEPVGREILLEFISYLCKQYGDDWAITELLDKYRIHVIPMLNPDGAELAVLGNCDGKEGETNANGVDLDTNFPTISTPLVEPSLNDSSLEPETKALMQYMHEEPFVISLVLRGGSLVAAYPYAAQGVVNASGPLQETPDANMFHHFASMYAKSHPTMSTGKPGCAQDKDRTFPGGIVNTANWKPRGGTMQDYNYDARNCMELTVYTGCCLYPSAGDLPHLWAANRQSLMDFIDQANQGIKGFVKAVNGRPLKNAYVAINGFERGAKTAKDGDFWKIVPPGKYAVTAAAFGHIPQTLSVHVRENRGATPVTFELKEDYFILGSGPIIFVSVAASALLIVLITVSILIIMRKVHSRKYDRLHAEQVRRSIREYYDDEPESFNSKKSLLNNDYHDESEEEDEVYYSKR